One part of the Rickettsia akari str. Hartford genome encodes these proteins:
- a CDS encoding sensor histidine kinase NtrY-like has product MLSYFKQNLRSYFSSRVLIFTLAMASIIFVCATFYVISLESKNFSTIIGFLLVDLAIFLILGVLLTQKFFTQNSNNDSSKLQNRIVIAFSLVAAIPTIIVSVFSVYFFNLSVQAWFDKKISTVLDQSVIVAESYIAEHKLQLKETALAVAEDLSDMYYDLIHNPALFTKTLNTEAEMRSLDEAIVLNKSTNTIVANSYLSFSLSFATIPAHLIKKADLGAPVEVKSDPTKIRMLIKLKEYNDVYLLVGRLVDNKIIDHVDATNGAAAEYNILKNEIDNIQIKFSIMFIFIALLLLFVAISFGVIFTAKIVKPIKKLVTATDKVKDGDLTVQVPENEVDKDEIGTLYAAFNRMIKQLSRQQRDLFIAQRAMAWSDVAKKVAHEIKNPLTPILLASERLLKKFSPEIKDRVEFENYLKMIIRHTNDIKNIVSEFVLFARLPATKFTESEFVYLVKHIVEARQLLNDNILYKFESNVDQFDFMCDATQINQVMINLLKNAEESIEGRESGKIEVTIDAQDDFISVIVIDNGKGFPPELIGKATESYVTTSSKGMGVGLAIVKRIVEEHCGILDIANREEEGAIIDIKFDLKELNLKVGRLGW; this is encoded by the coding sequence ATGCTTAGTTATTTTAAACAAAATTTACGTTCTTATTTTTCTAGTAGAGTACTAATTTTTACTTTAGCAATGGCATCTATTATTTTTGTCTGTGCTACTTTTTATGTGATATCTTTAGAATCAAAGAATTTTAGTACGATTATTGGATTTTTATTAGTTGATTTAGCAATTTTTTTAATTTTAGGCGTTTTACTAACTCAAAAATTTTTTACTCAAAATAGTAATAATGATAGTTCTAAATTACAAAATCGTATTGTAATTGCCTTTAGTTTAGTTGCAGCTATTCCAACTATAATTGTCTCAGTATTTTCTGTTTATTTTTTTAATCTTAGTGTTCAAGCTTGGTTTGATAAGAAGATTTCTACGGTTCTTGATCAATCCGTAATAGTTGCAGAATCTTATATTGCCGAGCATAAATTACAGCTAAAAGAAACTGCTCTAGCCGTTGCTGAAGATTTAAGCGATATGTATTATGATTTAATTCATAATCCCGCTTTATTTACTAAAACACTTAATACCGAAGCAGAGATGCGCTCGCTTGATGAAGCTATAGTTTTAAACAAATCTACTAATACTATAGTAGCTAATAGTTATTTAAGTTTTTCATTATCATTTGCAACTATTCCAGCACATTTAATTAAAAAAGCGGATTTAGGGGCACCGGTGGAAGTAAAATCCGATCCGACCAAAATAAGGATGTTGATTAAATTAAAAGAATATAATGATGTGTATTTATTAGTCGGTAGATTAGTAGATAATAAAATTATCGACCATGTAGATGCAACTAACGGAGCAGCTGCAGAGTATAATATCCTTAAAAATGAAATAGATAATATACAGATTAAGTTCTCTATAATGTTTATCTTTATTGCATTATTACTTCTTTTTGTAGCTATAAGTTTTGGGGTTATATTTACTGCTAAAATAGTAAAGCCTATTAAAAAATTAGTTACTGCAACTGACAAAGTTAAAGACGGTGATTTAACGGTACAAGTGCCTGAAAATGAAGTAGATAAAGACGAAATAGGCACGCTTTACGCTGCATTTAATAGAATGATTAAGCAGCTTTCGCGTCAGCAGCGTGATTTATTTATAGCACAGAGAGCAATGGCTTGGTCAGATGTTGCAAAAAAAGTAGCCCATGAAATCAAGAACCCATTAACTCCTATTTTACTTGCTTCTGAAAGATTGCTTAAGAAATTTAGTCCTGAAATTAAGGACAGGGTAGAATTTGAAAATTATTTAAAAATGATTATTCGTCATACTAACGATATTAAAAATATAGTGTCTGAATTTGTGCTTTTTGCACGTCTTCCTGCTACTAAATTTACGGAGAGTGAATTCGTTTATTTAGTTAAACATATTGTTGAAGCACGTCAATTACTTAATGATAACATTTTGTATAAATTTGAGTCTAACGTAGATCAATTTGATTTTATGTGTGATGCTACACAAATAAATCAAGTTATGATCAATTTGTTGAAAAACGCAGAAGAGTCAATAGAAGGGCGAGAATCCGGAAAAATAGAAGTTACTATAGATGCTCAAGATGATTTTATTAGCGTTATTGTAATAGATAACGGTAAAGGATTCCCGCCTGAGCTAATAGGCAAAGCTACCGAAAGCTATGTTACAACCAGTAGTAAAGGTATGGGGGTAGGGCTTGCTATAGTTAAAAGAATAGTCGAAGAACATTGCGGCATTCTAGATATAGCAAACAGAGAAGAAGAGGGCGCAATAATCGATATAAAATTCGATTTAAAAGAGCTGAATTTGAAGGTCGGGCGTTTGGGATGGTAG
- the rpsU gene encoding 30S ribosomal protein S21, with amino-acid sequence MILVNVHAGNCDNTLRNFKKKLQRELYFRKMKEQRYYETPSAKRVRKAQEAARRQRKFARKKMFDE; translated from the coding sequence GTGATACTAGTAAATGTTCACGCCGGTAATTGTGACAATACGCTTAGGAATTTTAAGAAAAAGCTACAAAGAGAGCTTTATTTTCGTAAGATGAAAGAACAGCGTTATTATGAAACACCTTCAGCGAAGCGTGTTCGTAAAGCACAAGAAGCAGCAAGAAGACAGAGAAAATTTGCTCGTAAAAAAATGTTTGATGAATAA
- a CDS encoding PIN domain-containing protein codes for MQYICDTNVIVRYLFADDKNMFNQTKEMFEQVKTGHITLIIEHTVFTDVIFVLSSVYKISLNKISSTLSDLLAYKGVHCEKEYYLNALEYYTKCNIHTVGILLAKAKYLSMPLLTFDQKLLECSQ; via the coding sequence ATGCAATATATATGTGATACAAATGTTATTGTTAGATATTTATTTGCCGATGATAAAAATATGTTTAATCAGACGAAAGAAATGTTTGAACAAGTTAAAACAGGACATATTACTTTAATAATAGAGCACACTGTATTTACGGATGTAATATTTGTTCTATCTTCTGTTTATAAAATTTCTCTCAATAAAATCTCTTCTACTTTATCGGATCTACTTGCTTACAAAGGTGTACATTGTGAAAAAGAATATTACCTAAATGCTCTAGAATATTATACAAAATGTAATATTCATACAGTTGGTATACTACTCGCTAAAGCAAAATATTTAAGTATGCCGTTACTTACTTTTGACCAAAAACTACTCGAATGTAGTCAATAA
- a CDS encoding acetyl/propionyl/methylcrotonyl-CoA carboxylase subunit alpha, producing MNKPLFDKILIANRSEIAVRIIRTLKKMGIKSVAVYSEADTNSMYVQYADEAYYIGDSPATASYLSIKNIISAIRESGASAVHPGYGFLSENPNFANILKRDGVVLIGPSAGTIKKMGDKIEAKKIAIEAGVSTVPGYMGTINDVKQAVDIAKEIGFPVIVKAAAGGGGRGMRVVNNPAEMANAFESAKLEAANSFSDDRLFIEKLIQTPRHIEIQLIADQYGNSVCLGERECSIQRHHQKVIEEAPSAFITEDIRQEMYRQVISLSQKVGYYSAGTVEFIVDSNRNFYFLEMNTRLQVEHPVTELITGIDIVEEMIKIAAGEKLSFTQDDIKLKGWAFESRICAENPSRGFLPSSGRIIAYSEPAKNPNIRIDTGIGLGGEVSMFYDSMIAKLCTYGETREQAIEVMRSALSSYIINGIAHNISFLEAVMLHPRFVSGDISTAFIQEEYPDGFSGASLTSEVTTVFLATAIFIYISEQRRASLISGNINNQANKIGTRWVVTIDDKLFPVLITPVENGYNIRHESDRIYIRSNWNLGNELFTAIINGKKTNVKIENIRTGYLLSHAGISVRAFVRSPRISELEALMVSKVVVEESSELVAPLSGQIVAIKVKEGQVVTAGQEIMILTAMKMENLILAERDGTIAKVFVNEKDNVVRGQVLLEFA from the coding sequence ATGAATAAACCATTATTTGATAAAATTCTGATTGCTAATCGTAGCGAGATCGCTGTTAGGATAATACGTACCTTAAAAAAGATGGGAATAAAGTCGGTTGCAGTATATTCTGAAGCAGATACAAACTCGATGTATGTGCAGTATGCAGATGAGGCGTATTATATAGGTGATTCCCCTGCAACGGCAAGTTATTTATCTATTAAAAATATTATCTCAGCAATTCGTGAAAGTGGCGCAAGTGCAGTACATCCAGGTTATGGTTTTTTATCGGAAAATCCGAATTTTGCCAATATTCTTAAAAGAGACGGTGTTGTTTTAATAGGACCGAGTGCCGGAACTATTAAAAAAATGGGCGATAAAATCGAAGCAAAAAAGATAGCGATAGAAGCCGGAGTTAGCACCGTTCCGGGTTATATGGGAACTATAAATGATGTTAAGCAAGCGGTGGATATTGCGAAAGAGATTGGGTTTCCGGTAATAGTAAAAGCGGCTGCCGGTGGCGGTGGACGTGGTATGAGAGTAGTGAATAATCCAGCTGAAATGGCAAATGCTTTTGAGTCGGCAAAGCTTGAAGCAGCAAATAGTTTTAGTGACGATAGATTATTTATTGAGAAGTTAATTCAAACTCCCCGTCATATTGAAATTCAGCTAATTGCCGACCAATACGGCAATAGTGTATGTCTCGGAGAGCGTGAATGTTCAATACAGCGTCACCATCAAAAAGTAATCGAAGAAGCACCAAGTGCTTTTATTACTGAAGATATAAGGCAAGAAATGTATCGGCAGGTAATATCCTTATCTCAAAAAGTTGGATATTATTCGGCCGGTACCGTTGAGTTTATAGTAGATAGTAATAGAAATTTCTATTTTTTAGAAATGAATACTAGGTTACAAGTTGAGCATCCTGTTACTGAGCTAATTACCGGTATAGATATCGTTGAAGAGATGATAAAAATTGCAGCCGGTGAGAAATTATCATTTACGCAAGATGATATAAAATTAAAAGGTTGGGCATTTGAATCACGAATTTGTGCCGAAAACCCAAGCAGAGGTTTCTTACCTTCTAGCGGTAGAATTATCGCGTATTCTGAACCTGCCAAGAATCCTAATATCCGTATAGATACAGGGATTGGGCTTGGTGGTGAAGTAAGTATGTTTTATGATTCAATGATTGCGAAATTATGTACTTATGGTGAAACAAGAGAGCAGGCAATTGAGGTAATGCGTTCTGCTTTGAGTTCTTATATAATTAACGGTATTGCTCATAATATTAGTTTCTTAGAAGCGGTAATGCTACATCCACGCTTTGTTAGCGGTGATATTTCTACTGCCTTTATTCAAGAAGAATATCCTGACGGTTTTTCCGGAGCTAGTCTAACTTCAGAAGTAACTACCGTATTTTTAGCAACGGCTATTTTTATTTATATATCGGAACAAAGACGTGCTTCTTTAATTTCCGGCAATATTAACAATCAGGCTAACAAAATAGGTACAAGGTGGGTAGTAACTATAGATGATAAATTATTTCCCGTATTAATTACACCTGTTGAAAACGGCTATAATATACGTCACGAAAGTGATAGAATATATATTCGTAGTAACTGGAATTTAGGTAATGAACTTTTTACGGCTATAATTAACGGTAAAAAGACAAATGTAAAAATTGAGAATATCAGAACCGGTTATTTATTATCGCATGCTGGTATTAGCGTAAGAGCCTTTGTTCGCTCTCCTCGTATATCAGAACTTGAAGCGTTGATGGTCTCAAAAGTAGTAGTAGAAGAAAGCTCCGAACTTGTGGCTCCTCTAAGCGGTCAAATTGTTGCAATAAAGGTGAAAGAAGGGCAGGTAGTGACGGCAGGGCAAGAAATTATGATTTTAACTGCTATGAAAATGGAAAATCTTATTTTAGCCGAAAGAGACGGAACAATAGCTAAAGTTTTTGTTAATGAAAAGGATAATGTTGTAAGAGGGCAGGTATTATTAGAATTTGCTTGA
- the ileS gene encoding isoleucine--tRNA ligase gives MANTKYYPEVSSNANFAAIEREILKFWQDNNIFQKSIDGRNGESEFIFYDGPPFANGLPHYGHLLTGFIKDVYARYQTVKGKKVERRFGWDCHGLPAEMQSEKELGISGRLAITNFGIEKFNAHCRASVMEYASDWEEYVTRQARWVDFKNSYKTMDKNFMESVLWAFKELYNKGLLCESMRVVPYSWACETPLSNFETRLDNSYRERSDKAVTVSFVLRDKLHEIPAFAGMISRESEMTVGGDYQEYRILTWTTTPWTLPSNLAIAVGSDIDYALVPQENICYIIAASSVSKYAKELGLSGEENFEIIKGSQLQGLRYKPLFDYFEHHPNSFKIFDVDFVVEGDGTGVVHMAPGFGEDDQILCESKGISLVCPVDNSGKFTKEIPDLEGVQVFDANDKIIIKLKEQGNWLKTEQYIHNYPHCWRTDTPLIYKAVPSWYVKVTQFKDRMVELNQQINWIPHHVKDNLFGKWLENARDWSISRNRFWGTPLPVWKSDDPKYPRIDVYGSIEELEKDFGVKVTDLHRPFIDKLTRPNPNDPTGKSTMRRIEDVFDCWFESGSMPYGQAHYPFENKEWFEDHFPADFIVEYSAQTRGWFYTLMVLSTALFDRPPFLNCICHGVILDATGQKLSKRLNNYADPLELFDQYGSDALRVTMLSSNIVKGQELLIDKDGKMVFDTLRLFIKPIWSSYHFFTMYANADSLKGEISFASENVLDVYILSKLKIAVSKIEESLDNFDTQTAYHAVLEFFEVLNNWYIRRSRARFWKSEKDTDKQNAYNTLYSCLKTMAIAMSALVPMISEAIYKGLCHCEETSTLSSRDLIAGSSKSINNLNPVVKPRDYTPSVHHNDQISVHLCNYPTLSDFEINHELVATMDNVLDICSNSLFIRSTKNIRVRQPLASITIISKHNNDLKAFENLIKDEINVKSVIYCDDLENYASKKLSINFPMLGKRLPAKMKEIIAASKKGDWKAIAGGLTICGETLNNEEYKLILEPYSHIKGAASFENNSSLLILDLELTAELIEEGYARDIVRFIQQARKDAGFSITDRILIEIISEFDLSEIIYNYGDFITEQTLGEFSKNFTPDYVSKVELEDHPIQLKIKKS, from the coding sequence ATGGCCAATACTAAATATTATCCTGAAGTTAGTTCAAATGCTAATTTTGCTGCTATAGAGCGAGAGATACTAAAATTTTGGCAAGACAATAATATATTTCAAAAATCTATTGATGGTAGGAATGGAGAATCAGAATTTATTTTTTATGACGGTCCACCTTTTGCAAACGGTTTGCCGCATTATGGTCATTTACTTACCGGCTTTATTAAAGACGTATATGCTAGATACCAAACCGTAAAAGGTAAGAAAGTTGAGCGTCGTTTCGGCTGGGATTGTCACGGTCTTCCTGCTGAAATGCAATCAGAGAAAGAGCTTGGTATTTCAGGGCGTCTTGCAATAACTAATTTCGGTATCGAGAAGTTTAATGCACATTGCAGAGCTTCAGTAATGGAATATGCGAGCGACTGGGAAGAATATGTAACTCGTCAAGCAAGATGGGTAGATTTTAAAAATTCTTATAAAACGATGGATAAGAATTTTATGGAGTCCGTCCTTTGGGCGTTTAAAGAGCTGTATAATAAGGGGTTATTGTGTGAGTCTATGCGGGTAGTACCGTATTCTTGGGCATGCGAAACACCGCTTTCTAATTTTGAAACAAGGCTTGATAATTCTTATCGTGAGCGATCAGATAAAGCTGTAACGGTGAGTTTCGTACTAAGGGATAAATTGCATGAGATTCCTGCTTTTGCAGGAATGATATCGAGGGAGTCAGAAATGACAGTAGGCGGTGATTATCAAGAATATAGAATCCTTACTTGGACGACGACGCCTTGGACTCTTCCATCAAATCTAGCCATAGCGGTCGGTAGTGATATAGATTATGCGTTAGTCCCTCAAGAAAATATTTGTTACATAATAGCTGCCTCGTCAGTTTCTAAATATGCTAAAGAATTAGGGCTTAGCGGTGAAGAAAATTTTGAGATAATTAAAGGCTCACAGCTTCAGGGACTCCGCTATAAACCTTTATTCGACTATTTTGAGCATCATCCAAACAGCTTCAAGATATTTGACGTCGACTTTGTTGTTGAAGGTGACGGTACAGGGGTTGTACATATGGCTCCCGGCTTTGGTGAAGATGACCAAATACTTTGCGAATCAAAAGGGATCTCACTTGTTTGTCCTGTGGATAATAGCGGTAAATTTACTAAAGAAATTCCTGATTTAGAGGGAGTGCAAGTATTTGATGCAAATGACAAAATAATAATCAAACTGAAAGAGCAAGGAAATTGGCTAAAAACCGAGCAGTATATTCATAATTATCCTCATTGCTGGCGGACGGATACGCCTCTTATATATAAGGCTGTTCCGTCATGGTATGTCAAGGTAACGCAGTTTAAAGATAGGATGGTAGAGCTTAATCAGCAAATAAACTGGATCCCACATCATGTTAAAGATAATTTATTCGGTAAGTGGCTTGAAAATGCACGTGATTGGTCGATAAGCCGTAATAGATTTTGGGGAACGCCGCTTCCTGTATGGAAATCAGACGATCCAAAATATCCACGCATAGATGTTTACGGCTCTATAGAGGAATTAGAGAAAGATTTCGGCGTTAAAGTTACTGATTTACATCGTCCATTTATCGATAAACTGACAAGACCAAACCCAAACGATCCAACCGGTAAATCAACAATGCGTAGAATCGAAGACGTGTTTGATTGCTGGTTTGAAAGCGGCTCGATGCCATATGGGCAAGCTCACTACCCTTTTGAAAATAAAGAGTGGTTCGAGGATCATTTTCCGGCTGATTTTATAGTTGAGTATTCAGCTCAAACACGTGGTTGGTTTTATACTTTAATGGTGCTATCTACCGCTTTATTTGATCGTCCACCGTTTTTAAATTGTATATGCCACGGTGTAATTTTAGACGCTACCGGCCAAAAACTCTCAAAGCGCCTTAATAACTACGCCGATCCGCTGGAGCTATTTGATCAATACGGCTCTGACGCATTAAGAGTTACGATGCTATCTTCAAACATTGTTAAAGGTCAGGAACTGCTAATCGATAAAGACGGTAAGATGGTATTTGATACGCTTCGTCTATTCATCAAGCCTATATGGAGTTCTTATCATTTCTTTACGATGTATGCTAATGCCGATTCGCTTAAAGGTGAGATTAGTTTTGCTTCTGAAAACGTACTTGATGTTTATATATTATCTAAGCTAAAAATAGCAGTCAGTAAGATTGAAGAGAGTTTGGATAATTTCGATACGCAAACAGCTTATCATGCAGTTTTAGAATTTTTTGAAGTATTGAATAACTGGTATATAAGACGAAGTAGAGCAAGATTTTGGAAAAGCGAAAAAGATACAGATAAACAAAATGCTTATAATACTCTATATTCATGTTTAAAGACTATGGCAATTGCAATGTCTGCACTAGTGCCTATGATTTCGGAGGCGATATATAAGGGGCTATGTCATTGCGAAGAGACGTCTACATTGTCATCCCGCGACTTGATCGCAGGATCCAGTAAATCGATAAACAATTTGAATCCAGTGGTCAAGCCACGGGATTACACCCCATCAGTGCATCACAATGACCAAATTAGCGTCCATCTATGCAACTACCCCACTCTCTCAGACTTTGAAATAAATCACGAGCTAGTTGCTACTATGGATAACGTGCTTGATATTTGTAGTAATAGCCTGTTTATTAGAAGTACTAAAAATATCAGGGTAAGGCAGCCGCTGGCTAGCATAACTATTATCAGCAAACATAATAATGATCTAAAAGCTTTTGAAAATTTGATCAAGGATGAGATTAATGTGAAATCAGTAATTTATTGCGACGATCTAGAGAATTACGCAAGCAAAAAACTATCGATTAATTTCCCAATGCTTGGTAAACGTCTTCCAGCTAAAATGAAAGAGATTATAGCTGCTTCTAAAAAAGGTGACTGGAAAGCTATCGCAGGCGGTTTAACTATATGCGGTGAAACCTTAAATAATGAGGAATATAAGCTAATTTTGGAGCCATATTCACATATAAAAGGAGCAGCAAGTTTTGAGAATAATAGCAGCTTGTTAATACTTGATTTAGAGCTAACAGCTGAGCTAATAGAAGAAGGATACGCAAGAGATATTGTACGCTTCATACAACAGGCTCGAAAAGATGCAGGTTTCTCTATAACTGACAGGATTTTAATTGAGATAATAAGCGAGTTTGATTTATCTGAGATAATTTATAATTATGGAGACTTTATTACAGAACAAACTTTAGGCGAGTTTTCTAAAAATTTTACGCCTGATTATGTAAGTAAAGTAGAATTAGAGGATCATCCAATACAACTTAAGATTAAGAAATCGTAA
- a CDS encoding COQ9 family protein translates to MSIKEHHIKKISFVQSLLELLPFNEWNNTLLEEAEEKCGFAKGYALIVFPDGLSEIIEFFESYLDNIMLERLKTIEEPTKIRDKISLAVKIRIKTMLPIMQSKNAAYFALNPMQGTEVAFRSCDAIWRYTGDKSIDFNYYTKRGLLLSVYISSILFYIQDESENYIETDQFIDTAVENIVNTFSQMKKLLDPSNIPIVRMFT, encoded by the coding sequence ATGAGCATTAAAGAACACCATATAAAAAAAATAAGCTTCGTGCAGTCTTTATTAGAATTATTACCGTTTAATGAATGGAATAATACGCTCCTTGAAGAAGCAGAAGAAAAATGCGGCTTTGCAAAAGGTTATGCTTTAATAGTTTTTCCAGACGGTTTATCTGAAATAATAGAATTCTTTGAAAGCTATTTAGATAATATTATGCTAGAACGCTTAAAGACAATAGAAGAACCGACAAAAATAAGAGATAAAATATCTTTAGCAGTAAAGATTAGGATCAAAACCATGCTGCCTATTATGCAGAGTAAGAATGCCGCTTATTTTGCATTAAACCCAATGCAAGGAACTGAAGTTGCATTCCGTAGTTGTGATGCTATTTGGCGTTATACCGGCGATAAATCTATTGATTTTAACTATTATACTAAAAGAGGTTTATTGCTATCTGTTTATATCTCCTCTATTCTTTTTTACATACAAGACGAATCGGAGAATTATATTGAAACTGATCAATTCATTGATACTGCCGTAGAGAATATAGTAAACACTTTCTCTCAGATGAAAAAATTACTCGACCCCTCAAATATACCCATAGTCAGAATGTTCACATAG
- a CDS encoding acyl-CoA carboxylase subunit beta, which produces MTQSNIISLELLDERKNIARQGGGEARINAQHQKGKLTARERIEVLLDPNSFTETGMFVAHRCDNFGMQDKKFLGDGVVTGHGTINGRLVFIYSQDFTVLGGSLGEYHAKKICDIIDQAIATGAPVIGINDSGGARIQEGVDALAGYGELFQRNVLASGVIPQITLIMGPCAGGAVYSPALTDFIFMVKNSSYMFVTGPDVVKTVTGEAVSQEKLGGARMHTTKSGVADLAFNNDIEALLEIRKFFNFLPSSNRSPLPVRSTIDPADRVDMSLSTLIPNTPNKPYDMKELVERIVDEGEFFELQSDFAKNIIIGFGYMEGYTVGFVANQPLHLAGCLDINASRKAARFIRFCDAFNIPIVSLVDVPGFLPGTSQEHDGIIKHGAKLLYAYAEATVPKITVITRKAYGGAYIVMNSKHLRGDINYAWFNSEIAVMGAEGAAEIIFKEECKDPEAKKQKIDEYRKVVTSPFVAASRGYLDDIIRPQNTRWRICKALNFLRTKKVELPWKKHDNLPL; this is translated from the coding sequence ATGACTCAAAGTAATATAATCTCCCTTGAGTTATTGGATGAGAGAAAAAATATTGCAAGGCAAGGGGGCGGTGAAGCTAGGATCAACGCACAACATCAAAAAGGTAAGTTAACTGCACGAGAACGCATAGAAGTATTATTAGATCCGAATAGTTTTACCGAAACTGGGATGTTTGTAGCACATAGATGCGATAATTTTGGGATGCAGGATAAAAAGTTTTTAGGTGACGGTGTTGTAACTGGGCATGGTACGATAAACGGTAGATTGGTATTTATTTACAGCCAAGATTTTACCGTACTAGGCGGTTCTCTCGGCGAATATCATGCTAAGAAAATCTGCGATATTATCGATCAAGCTATAGCAACCGGTGCTCCAGTAATAGGTATTAACGACTCAGGGGGAGCAAGAATTCAAGAAGGGGTTGATGCTCTTGCCGGATACGGTGAATTATTTCAGCGTAATGTGTTAGCGTCAGGTGTTATCCCTCAAATTACCTTAATTATGGGACCTTGTGCCGGTGGTGCGGTATATTCCCCTGCCTTAACTGATTTTATATTTATGGTTAAGAATAGTTCTTATATGTTCGTAACCGGTCCCGATGTAGTAAAAACTGTTACGGGTGAAGCAGTAAGCCAAGAAAAGCTCGGCGGTGCTAGAATGCATACCACTAAAAGCGGTGTTGCCGATCTTGCATTCAATAATGATATAGAAGCATTGCTCGAAATCCGTAAGTTCTTTAATTTCCTTCCATCATCCAATCGTAGTCCTCTTCCTGTTCGTTCGACTATTGATCCTGCCGATAGAGTCGATATGTCTCTTAGCACGTTAATACCTAACACTCCTAATAAGCCTTATGATATGAAAGAGCTTGTTGAGCGTATCGTTGATGAGGGAGAATTTTTTGAACTACAATCTGATTTTGCCAAGAATATCATTATCGGATTTGGTTATATGGAAGGTTATACGGTAGGATTTGTGGCTAATCAGCCTTTGCATTTAGCAGGATGTTTAGATATAAACGCCTCAAGAAAAGCAGCAAGATTTATTAGATTCTGTGATGCTTTCAATATTCCTATAGTAAGTCTTGTGGATGTACCTGGATTTCTGCCTGGTACATCCCAAGAGCATGACGGTATTATTAAACACGGTGCTAAGCTGTTATACGCGTATGCAGAAGCTACAGTGCCGAAGATTACCGTAATTACCCGTAAGGCTTACGGTGGTGCTTATATAGTTATGAACTCCAAGCATCTTAGAGGCGATATAAACTATGCTTGGTTTAATTCAGAAATCGCTGTTATGGGGGCAGAGGGAGCAGCCGAGATAATATTTAAGGAAGAATGTAAAGACCCTGAAGCTAAAAAACAAAAAATCGATGAATATAGAAAGGTAGTAACTTCGCCTTTTGTTGCGGCATCTAGGGGATATTTGGATGATATTATAAGACCGCAAAATACTAGATGGCGAATATGTAAGGCGTTAAATTTCCTGCGTACTAAAAAAGTAGAATTGCCTTGGAAAAAGCATGATAATTTGCCGTTGTAA